One window from the genome of Nicotiana sylvestris chromosome 9, ASM39365v2, whole genome shotgun sequence encodes:
- the LOC104224984 gene encoding elongation factor Tu, mitochondrial, whose translation MASVAFRNPNSKRVFSLSPQIYSCCRAGSASTQFSLSESLNANETPSFSNPWWRSMATFTRTKPHVNVGTIGHVDHGKTTLTAAITKVLAEEGKAKAVAFDEIDKAPEEKKRGITIATAHVEYETVKRHYAHVDCPGHADYVKNMITGAAQMDGGILVVSAPDGPMPQTKEHILLARQVGVPSLVCFLNKVDAVDDPELLELVEMELRELLSFYKFPGDEIPIIRGSALSALQGTNEEIGKKAILKLMEAVDEYIPDPVRQLDKPFLMPVEDVFSIQGRGTVATGRVEQGQIKVGDDVEILGLMQGNLKSTVTGVEMFKKILDHGQAGDNVGLLLRGLKREDITRGMVIAKPGSVKTYKKFEAEIYVLTKDEGGRHTAFFSNYRPQFYLRTADITGKVELPENVKMVMPGDNVTATFELISPVPLDAGQRFALREGGRTVGAGVVSKVLS comes from the exons ATGGCATCGGTCGCTTTTAGAAATCCCAATTCGAAGCGCGTGTTCTCACTCTCTCCACAAATCTATTCGTGCTGTAGAGCAGGATCAGCTTCCACTCAGTTCTCACTCTCAGAGTCGCTAAATGCAAATGAAACTCCCTCTTTTTCTAACCCTTGGTGGAGATCCATGGCCACTTTCACTCGAAC AAAACCTCATGTAAACGTGGGAACTATCGGCCACGTTGATCATGGAAAGACTACTCTTACTGCCGCAATTACAAAG GTCCTAGCAGAAGAAGGAAAGGCCAAGGCCGTTGCATTTGATGAAATTGATAAGGCCCcggaagagaaaaagagaggaatTACTATTGCCACA GCCCATGTGGAGTATGAGACGGTTAAAAGACACTATGCTCATGTTGATTGCCCAGGACACGCAGATTATGTTAAG AATATGATTACTGGAGCTGCCCAAATGGATGGTGGTATTCTAGTTGTATCCGCTCCTGATGGACCCATGCCACAAACGAAGGAGCATATCTTGCTTGCACGCCAG GTTGGTGTACCATCACTTGTCTGCTTTTTAAACAAAGTTGATGCTGTTGATGATCCTGAACTGCTGGAACTTGTGGAGATGGAGCTTCGGG AACTGCTTAGTTTCTACAAGTTTCCTGGAGATGAAATTCCGATCATTCGTGGTTCAGCTCTTTCTGCTTTACAGGGAACTAACGAAGAAATTGGAAAGAAAGCTATTTTAAAGTTAATGGAAGCTGTAGATGAATATATTCCTGATCCAGTGCGTCAGCTTGACAAACCATTCTTAATGCCAGTAGAAGATGTATTCTCAATTCAG GGACGTGGAACTGTTGCTACTGGCCGTGTTGAACAGGGACAAATAAAAGTTGGAGATGATGTGGAGATCTTAGGGCTGATGCAG GGCAATTTAAAATCTACAGTGACTGGTGTTGAAATGTTCAAGAAGATCTTGGATCATGGACAA GCTGGCGATAATGTCGGGCTTCTTCTCCGTGGATTGAAACGAGAAGATATTACGCGAGGAATG GTGATTGCAAAGCCTGGTAGTGTGAAAACGTACAAGAAATTCGAGGCAGAGATATACGTACTAACAAAGGATGAAGGTGGTCGCCACACTGCTTTTTTCTCAAATTATAGGCCTCAGTTCTACCTGAGGACTGCTGATATTACTGGTAAAGTGGAGTTGCCTGAAAACGTCAAGATGGTTATGCCGGGGGATAACGTTACTGCTACTTTCGAGCTGATATCTCCAGTTCCTCTTGACGCAG GACAAAGATTTGCCCTGAGGGAGGGTGGCAGAACGGTTGGTGCTGGGGTTGTTTCCAAGGTGCTGAGCTGA